Sequence from the bacterium genome:
TCGACTGATACAGCAGTCCCCACGTCTACTCGCCGCCGTCTCGGCAGTTTGGTGCGGAAGTTTCCCACGGATGTCCTGGCGAGATATCGAGCGGGCGACCTGCTCGGTACCCCTTCTGAGATTGTGGAGCAGATTAAGGGGTTTCAGGCAACCGGCACATCGCACCTCGGCACTGAGGTGATGCCGGCGTTCGGAACGCAGTAGCGCACTTCGCGGGGTGAGGGGTGGAGCCTCGAAGCGTATCAGGTTACTCAGTTAAATCAGTTAACTGAGATTTGGAGGTTGGAGGATTGCGGATGACTCAGGCGTCGCGGCTGTCACACCTCCCCGCGTCGTGAACATCGAGGACCTGCGGTCCTTGGTCCGGCGTCGTTTGCCGAAGGTGGTCTTCGATTACCTCGACGGCGGCGCGGAAGGCGAGGTCACGTTGCAAGAAAACCGCCGGGCATTTCACGCCGTTACGTTTCGGCCGCGTCATGCAGTCGCGGTACCCGATTGCGACTTGCGCGCCCGTGTGCTTAGCTTCGACCTTTGTTTTCCCGTGCTGCTCGCTCCCGTCGGCTACAGTCGCCTTATGCATCCCGGGCGAAGTGGTTGCCGCTCGGGCAGCCGGGGCGGCAGGTACAGTGTATATTCTCTCCACGATTTCTGGACACCGGCTGGAGGACGTCAAGGCGGCGTCCTCCGGGCCCGTGTGGTATCAGCTCTATTTGACGGGGGGTCGTGAAGCCGCTGAGGCTGCGATCGAACGAGCTCGGGTCGCGGGGTTCTCAGCCTTGGTCGTCACCATCGACGTTCCCGTGGCGGGAATGCGCGAGCGGGACGTCCGCAACGGTACGAAGGAGCTGCTGAGTGATAATTTGGTGGCCAAGCTCCCGTTTCTGCCGCAGGTGCTCGCGCGTCCGGCATGGCTCACTCGCTTCCTGGTCGACGGCGGCGTTCCTGAGCCGCCTAACATTGTGATCCTGGGCGCAGGGCCGATGCCGGTCATCGATGTCGGTGCCGCTCTCGCGCAGACTATGGTCACTTGGGAAGACCTTCGATGGATCCGCGGACTTTGGCCCGGCCCGATTGTCATCAAAGGGGTCCTTACAGGTGACGACGCCCGCCGAGCCATCGATGAAGGAGCTGTGGCCGTGGTTGTATCGAATCACGGCGGCCGCCAGCTCGACTGCGTACCTGCCTCTTTGCACGCGCTGCCGGAAGTGGCAACAGCCGTGAGCGGCCGAGCCGAGGTGCTAATGGACGGAGGCATCCGTCGCGGCGGCGACATCATCAAGGCAATCTGTCTGGGTGCCCGGGCCGTTCTGGTGGGGCGCGCCTACGCGTATGGCCTCGCCACCGCAGGCGAGGCCGGTGTCGCACGGGCACTTGAGATATTGCGGACCGACCTGGAGCGGACCCTCAAGCTTCTCGGGTGCACGTCCGTTCCCGCACTTGATCGTTCCTACGTGGATGCCCAGACAAACTGACAGGCGGAGTTGGTTACTGATGACGTCCTCCGTGGAGAACGCAGCCGCTTGCTGACCCTCCCCCAGTCGAGCACGCTTGGGCCATAGACTGCTGGTTCGCGGGGCACGGGCCGACGGATCGGACTGGAGTATAGTGATCTTGCTCCACCTGAGAAAGGTTGGGCGCGTTACCGGTGAGTCCTCCTGGCCGGGCCAATGTGGAGTGGAACTCCGAGGCTGGCCGGGTGCGCGGTAGGATCATCAAGCGCGTCACGGCCAACACTATGTTCAAGGGCTACGTGCATCACGCCTCGCCGGCCGAGCGGCAGTATCTCATCCAGAGCGACAAGACCGCACACGTCGCGATTCACAAGGGAACGGCGCTGCGGATCGTGAAGGGGCGGGTGGCGGCAAGGACGCGGAGCGCGCAATGAGCACGTAGGCTAGGCGGACTCTGACACGAGATCAAGAACGGCTCCAGCGCAGCGAGGTTTTGACGATGGCGGCGGCCGACGAGTTTGCGGTGCTGAACCTCGGGTACATCGCGGAGCTCTACGCGCGGTACCGGGACGATCCGCGCTCGGTGGATCCTGCGACGCGGGCGCAGTTCGAACGATGGCAGCTTGGCGGGGACGGCGGCGCCGTCGTGCTCGACCGCGCGCTCGAGCACGCGCCACGCGCAGCCGCCGAGTGGGACGGACGCGCGATCGCGGGGGCGGTTCGGCTCGCCCATGCGATCCGCGCGCGGGGCTACCTTGAGGCGCGTACCAACCCGCTCGCGCGCGAGGCGCCGACCGATGCGTATCTCGACGCTGCGGCCTACGCTGTCGCGGAAGACGTGCTCCGCGCGCTGCCGGCGGGTATCGTCGGAGGCCTCGCCGCCAGGGACGCCGCGACGGCCTGGGATGCGGTCGAGCGGTTGCGCGAGGTGTACGCGTCCACGGTCGGCTACGAGATCGAACACATGGCCCCCCGCGAGGAGCGGACGTGGCTCCGGGACGCGATCGAGAGCGGCCGGTTTCGCGTGCCGACGGACGCGGACACCGGCGCCGCCCTGTTGACGCGCCTGACCCAGGTGGAGGCGTTCGAACAGTTCCTGCACCGTACGTTCCCCGGGAAGACGCGCTTCTCGATCGAGGGGGCGGACATGCTGGTCCCCATGCTCGACGAGCTCATCCGGCTCGCGGCGTCGGACGACATCCGCACGATCCAGCTCGGCATGGCGCACCGCGGGCGCCTCAACGTCATGGCGCACATCGTGGGGAAGCCGTATGCGGCGATCCTGGCGGAGTTCAAGGAGCCGTTGGACGCGCGGCCAGCGCGTGACGACGTTGGGTGGACGGGCGACGTCACGTATCACAAGGGTGCCCGGACCGATCCGGGGATGTCCGGGCCCGACCGCGTGACGGTCACGCTCGCGCCGAACCCGAGCCACCTTGAGGCGGTGGACCCGGTCGTGCTGGGGATGACGCGCGCGGCCGCAGCGCGCACCGACCAGCAGGGGGCTCCGCGGTGGGAATTCGGCACCGTGCTGGCCGTACTGATCCACGGCGACGCGTCGTTCCACGGCCAGGGGGTCGTCGCGGAGAGCCTGAACCTGTCTCGGCTCCGCGGCTACGAGGTGGGCGGGACGCTCCACATCATCGTTAACTACCAACTGGGCTACACCGCGCTTCCTGAGGAGACCCACGGCGCTCCGCACGCGAGCGACCTGGCCAAAGGATTCGGGATCCCCGTCGTCCACGTGAACGCCGACGACCCGGAGGAATGCGTGGCGGCGATCCGGCTGGCGGCCGCCTACCGGCAGCGGTTTCACAAGGACGCCCTGATCGACCTCGTAGGGTATCGCCGCTACGGTCACAACGAGGGCGACGAACCGACGTTCACGCAGCCGCAGATGTACGAGGCGATCCGCCGTCACCCCACCGTGCGGGCATTGTGGGCCACGACGCTGGTCGCGCGGGGCCTGATCGAGCCGGCGAAGGCGGACGCTATACTCCGCGAGCATACTGCGGCCCTCCAGGTAGTGCTCGCGGGGTTGGATCCTGCGGCCTTTCGAGATGCTCCCCCTCCGCCCGCCCCGGCGGGCGCCGCGCGGCGGGTGCAGACGGCCGTGCCGGAGCCCGATCTGCGCGCGTTGTACCGAGCGCTCGCGGAGATTCCTCCGGGCTTTCACGTCCACCCCAAGCTCACCCAGGCGATCGCTCGCCGGCGCATGGCGGTCGAGGGGACCGCACCGATCTCGGTGGACTGGGCGACCGCCGAGCAGCTCGCCTTCGCGACGATCCTGGCCGACGGCGTGAGCCTTCGCCTGACCGGGCAGGACGTCGCGCGGGGCACCTTCAGCCAGCGCCACGCGGTGCTGCACGACGTTGAAACTGGCAGCACGTACGTGCCGCTGCAAGCACTGCCGCAGGCCCGCGCGGCGTTCGAGGTGTGCAACACCCCCGTCACGGAGAACGCGGCGCTGGGGTTCGAATACGGGTACAGTGTCGCGGCGCCGGGGCGGCTCGTGATCTGGGAGGCCCAGTACGGCGACTTCATCAATGGGGCGCAGGTCGTGGTCGACGAGTTCATCGCGTCGGCGAGATCGAAGTGGGGTCAGACGCCATCGCTCGTGCTGCTGCTGCCGCACGGCGCCGAGGGGCAGGGTCCGGATCACACCAGCGGGCGGTTGGAACGGTTCCTCGAACTGGCCGCGGAGATCAATCTTCGGATCGCGAACTGTACGACCGCGGCGCAGTACTTCCACCTGCTCCGCCGGCAGGCGGCGCTCCTCCGGACCGACCCGCTGCCGCTGGTGGTCATGACCCCGAAACGCCTCCTTCGACACTCGCTGGTGAGCTCGCTCCTCCAGGATCTCGCGGAGGGCGGATGGCAGCCGGTGCTCGACGATGCCGCAGTCCGGGACCGCCCCGATGCGGTGGAACGTCTGGTGGTGTGCAGCGGCAAGATCGCCGTCGACCTCGCCGAGAGCGCCGGACGGAAGGATCATCCGGAGCTTGCGATCGTGCGCTTGGAACAAGTGTATCCGTTCCCCGAGGATGCGGTGCGGGCGGTCCTGACACGGTACGCGCGGGTACGGGATATGTGTTGGGTGCAGGAGGAGCCGGAGAACATGGGCGCGTGGACGTTCGTGCAACCGCTCTTGGCGGCGGTGCTGGGAGGCGGGCGGGTGGAGTGCCTGAGCCGCGCCCCGAATGCGAGCCCCGCGGAAGGGTCGCACGCGCGCTACGCGGCGGCCCAGGCGCAATTGATCCAGCAGGCGCTCGAGTCGCGGGTGGCGGGCGGCGCCCGCCCCGGGGAGAGGTAGCGGGCCGTGGCCACCAACATCGTCGTGCCGACCGTCGGCGAGTCCGTTCTCGAGGCCCGCGTGCTCCACTGGCGGAAGCATGAGGGAGAGTCCGTGGGCGTTGGCGAGGTACTGGTCGAGCTCGAGACCGAGAAAGTGAACTTCGAAGTGGCTGCGGATGTGGCGGGCCGGCTCACGCACATCGCGCAGCCGGACGGCGCAGACGTGCGACCGGGGGACGTGCTCGGCGTTGTGGATGAGACCGCGGTCGTGGAACCTGACGCCGCGGCCGCCGCCCAGGGCCGTTGGGGTGAGATCTCAACCCCCGGCGCGGCGGTGCCTGCACCGCCGCCCGATGTTGTGGCGGGTATAGTCGATCCCGAGCACGTGCGCCACGAGGACGTCGGAGGACCGACCGCAGCGCCGACCCCGCCCGATCAGTCGCCCACCGCTCGTCCATCCGCAGCGACGCCGCTGGCGAGACGGCTTGCGACCGAGCACGGGGTGGATGTCAGCGCGGTCCCCGGGACAGGCGCGGGCGGCCGGGTGACCCGCCACGACGTGGAGGGCGCGCTTCACCAGCCTCCGCCGTCCGCCGCACCGGCATTGGCGCCGGCCAGATCCGAAGAGCACGTTCGCCTGTCGCTCCGACGCCTGACGATCGCTCGCCGGCTGGTCGAGGCCCTGCGGAACGCGGCGATGCTGACGACCTTCAACGAGGTGGACCTGGGCGCGGTCGCCGATCTCCGCCGCCGCCAGAATCCGCTGGTGCAGGAACGGTACGGATTCCGGCTCGGGATCGCCGCGTTCTTTGTGCGCGCGGCGGTCGCGGCGTTGCGCGAGTTCCCATATCTGAACGCCGAGATGCGGGGTGATGAGGCCGTTCTCAAGCGCTACTTTGACATTGGGATCGCGGTCGCGGCGAAGGACGGGCTCGTCGTCCCCGTGCTGCGGGACGCCGACCGGCGAACGCTGGTCGAGATCGAACGGGGGATCCGCGATTTTGCGCAGCGCGCCGAGCAAGGGACGCTCTCGCTCGAGGATCTGCGCGGCGGAACGTTCACCATTACCAACGGCGGCGTGTTCGGCTCGCTCTTGAGCACACCGATTCTCAACCCGCCGCAGGTGGGGATCCTGGGCCTGCACCGGATCGCCGATCGGCCGGTCGCCCGCGGGGGACAGGTCGTCATCCGCCCGATGATGTATGTCGCCCTCACCTACGACCACCGGATCGTCGACGGGCGCGAAGCGGTGCAATTCCTGGGGCGCGTCAAGGCGCTGATCGAGGATCCCGAGTCCCTCTTGCTCGAAGGCTGATGACGGGGTCGTTGATAGCCCGTGCGTCTGGAGCGCTGGCTTGGGCTCTCACTGGGGAGGTTGATTGCAACGACCGTTGGACCAACGCATGGTATTCTGTCGAGACCACCGGCACAAGGCCGGTGAGCATGCGTTACGATCGCGCAGCTAAGGAGGAAGCCGATGCCAGCGATTCGACGCGCCGATGCGACGTGGGAAGGGGATCTCATCTCGGGATCCGGCAGGGTGACGGCCGGGTCGAGCCGGGTCTTTTCAGACTTGCCGGTGAGCTGGGCGGTCCGCACCGAATCGCCCGAAGGGCGGACGAGCCCGGAAGAGCTCACCGCCGCCGCGCACGCGGGCTGCTTCGCCATGGCCCTGGCGTTTGGCCTGGCGAACGCAAAGACCCCGCCGAAGCGGCTGGAGGTCAGTGCGGCCGTGACGTTGGATCACGTCGATGGAGGCTGGAAGGTCGTCTCCAGTGCCCTGACGATCCGCGGCGTGGTCCCCGGCCTCGACGCCGAGGGGTTCCGCCGGGCAGCGGAGGCCGCAAAGGACGGCTGTCCCATCTCGCAGGCCATCAAGGGAAATGTCCAACTGAGTGTTCAAGCGACGCTACAGCATTAGGATTGGATGCGAACTTGCTTGCCGACGCTGATGTTGGGTGTAGGCGAACCACACTCATGAAAGAGTGGGGGGGAAGGTAACGAAGCGCAGATCACTGGCGTCTGTGCCACGCGGTCCACGCAGCCGTGGCGCGACTACGGTGTGGGAGGACACAGACGCTCTGCTGCACGAAGAGTTGGTCGTAGAGTCGCATTCGAGGTAACATAGTCACGGTCGCAGTAGCGTTTTGCCCAACAGGAACCGGAGGTGTTCGAGCGAATCCGGGAACAGCCCGCGGTACCGTCGCGCACCGACCGAGTATCGTCTCATAGTGGCCGGTGTGTTCTGTGTGCCAGATACGCGCATCCGCTGGTCGCACACGATCGTGTATCATCAGACGTCACGGGTGTATCGATAACGCGATTGCGTCCACCGGTGACGGCGCGCACGACGTGTGGAGTCTGCCGATGAGGGACGGGAAGGGTACGGCGGGACGATCACCCTCGACACTCGTCAACGCGCTGTTGGAGACCACCTGCTGACCATCATCGCGGCAAAATCTCAGGCGGTGATGCGATCGGGTTGATTGATGCGGGGCGAAGCATGGAGCGTCGATCGCGAATCGACCTCTGGCTGGGTCCGGTGTGGTTCGGGCGGGCCCTATGTGCCTCCGGGAGCGATCGCGATCCGGCCAAGCAGGGTGGTGAGGGCCGTAATGGGAAGATCCTCCAGATGCGCGACGGCGTCCATGAGCGCGGTTCGGAGCGGTGCGTCGATCAGAGGCGCACAAAGGCGTTCAAACTTATTGGCGGCCGTCGCCCAACTCATCGGACGCGTGTGGAAACCCTCATAATCGCTCTTTACCGCTTCGACCATGTGACCGTTGCGGAGGAAAATGTGGATCGCGCATGCCATCTTGCCTGGGAAGGCGCGGCTGAATGCGGGCGATAGACGAATGTGGACCCGCCGAAGCAGCGATTGCACGTCCGGCGCCTGAATGCGCTCAGGTCGGTACTGGGCGGGCAGGACCTCACCGTCTAGCAACGCCACCGCGATCATGTAGGGCAGGCTATGATCGGCTTCCTCCTTGGTGCGTACCGTCGTCTTCTCGCCTTCTTCTCCGCCCCCGATGATATGGTACGCGACGTCAAACGTCTCGAGGTCGATGTGCTCGACCTCGTCCGCGCGAACGCCGTGGGTCCGCTGCAGGTCCAGCACGCCTTCCAGGGCGGACTGCGCGTGGATTTCGGCATTGTACTGCTTCAGAATTGTCTTGGTGACTAGGTTGAGATCCTCGTGCACCCAGTCGATGGTGAAGTAACCGGCGATGGCATCCATGAACCCCTTGTTGCCCTCGAATACCTCGCAAGGGCCAGTGATCCCACGCATGGCCAGGAAGGTGGCGTGGGTGCACCCAAATGCGGTATTTGGGTACGCCAGCCCCTTCCAGTGCGAGAGCGCCCCGGTCCGAGTGACACGCAGCGCGTTAAACGCCGTCCCGCAGATCGCGAGCGCATTGGCGGTTCGGTCGCGATCCAGCCCCAACGCTTTGGACGCACCCGCGGCGACCGCGTAGGCGCCTTGGGTCGTGTGGTCGAAGCCCTTCGCCCGCACGGGAGCCGTTTCGCTGAGACGGCACTGCACCTGGTAGGCGACCCCGAGGGCGGTCAGGAAGTCGCGGCCGCTTCGGCACGCGTACTCCGCGGCGGCCAGCACCGCACCAAGATTGTCGCTCGGATGGCACGTTTCGCCCGGTGCCAGGTAACTATCGTTGAAATCGAGGTAGCGGACCAGCGCGCTGTTGTACAGTGCGGCACGGTCCGGCGCGGTGCGCCCGCCACCGATCAGGGTACAGTGCTCCGTGCCACCGAAGTCCTGGATCTGCGCCCGAATGACGCCGACGGGTTCGGCCCGTAGCGCCCCGATCGCGCAGCCGAGGGCATCCAGGACACGGAGTTTCAGCTGCGCCCGCGCCGCCTCCGACAGATCGTCATACGCAGCGCGCACGACGAATCCGGCCAGCGTCTCCGCGATCGTCATTGGCACCTAGCTACCCCCCTTTGTACGTCAGGACGCGCCCCCACACGCTTTGGGTCCCCCACAGCCCCGAGCGCAGACACTCCAACTGCACGATCTGGCTGTGATCGACAAACAGATTGACTTCGGGGCCGTAGTTCTTAATGTACCAAGTGAAGACCGCAGGGTCGGCCGCTTCGAACATCACCCGCTCCGGCCCGAGCGCCCCGAGGATGCGGGCGGCTGCATCGGTGCGCCAGGTCTTCACGCTCTCGGTGATGCCCTCTGATTCGATCATGATCATCTCCACACCGGCGTCGAGAAAGCGCTTCGCCTGCTGGATCGCCCACTCGACATCGCGGGTACCCTCCGCTTCTAACGCTTCCGCGGTGCTCGCCCCTCCCGCACCGAACTGAATCCCCACCTCCGGTTTGGCTTTCACGCCGGCCTTCTGGACCTGCTCGATGATCCGCAGCCAGTCGTCTGTCGGGAGGGTGATAAATCCGCTGGAGATTTCGATGATGTCGAAACCAACGTCGCGGCACGTTCGAATG
This genomic interval carries:
- a CDS encoding alpha-hydroxy acid oxidase, whose protein sequence is MQSRYPIATCAPVCLASTFVFPCCSLPSATVALCIPGEVVAARAAGAAGTVYILSTISGHRLEDVKAASSGPVWYQLYLTGGREAAEAAIERARVAGFSALVVTIDVPVAGMRERDVRNGTKELLSDNLVAKLPFLPQVLARPAWLTRFLVDGGVPEPPNIVILGAGPMPVIDVGAALAQTMVTWEDLRWIRGLWPGPIVIKGVLTGDDARRAIDEGAVAVVVSNHGGRQLDCVPASLHALPEVATAVSGRAEVLMDGGIRRGGDIIKAICLGARAVLVGRAYAYGLATAGEAGVARALEILRTDLERTLKLLGCTSVPALDRSYVDAQTN
- a CDS encoding DUF2945 domain-containing protein translates to MEWNSEAGRVRGRIIKRVTANTMFKGYVHHASPAERQYLIQSDKTAHVAIHKGTALRIVKGRVAARTRSAQ
- a CDS encoding 2-oxoglutarate dehydrogenase E1 component — encoded protein: MAAADEFAVLNLGYIAELYARYRDDPRSVDPATRAQFERWQLGGDGGAVVLDRALEHAPRAAAEWDGRAIAGAVRLAHAIRARGYLEARTNPLAREAPTDAYLDAAAYAVAEDVLRALPAGIVGGLAARDAATAWDAVERLREVYASTVGYEIEHMAPREERTWLRDAIESGRFRVPTDADTGAALLTRLTQVEAFEQFLHRTFPGKTRFSIEGADMLVPMLDELIRLAASDDIRTIQLGMAHRGRLNVMAHIVGKPYAAILAEFKEPLDARPARDDVGWTGDVTYHKGARTDPGMSGPDRVTVTLAPNPSHLEAVDPVVLGMTRAAAARTDQQGAPRWEFGTVLAVLIHGDASFHGQGVVAESLNLSRLRGYEVGGTLHIIVNYQLGYTALPEETHGAPHASDLAKGFGIPVVHVNADDPEECVAAIRLAAAYRQRFHKDALIDLVGYRRYGHNEGDEPTFTQPQMYEAIRRHPTVRALWATTLVARGLIEPAKADAILREHTAALQVVLAGLDPAAFRDAPPPPAPAGAARRVQTAVPEPDLRALYRALAEIPPGFHVHPKLTQAIARRRMAVEGTAPISVDWATAEQLAFATILADGVSLRLTGQDVARGTFSQRHAVLHDVETGSTYVPLQALPQARAAFEVCNTPVTENAALGFEYGYSVAAPGRLVIWEAQYGDFINGAQVVVDEFIASARSKWGQTPSLVLLLPHGAEGQGPDHTSGRLERFLELAAEINLRIANCTTAAQYFHLLRRQAALLRTDPLPLVVMTPKRLLRHSLVSSLLQDLAEGGWQPVLDDAAVRDRPDAVERLVVCSGKIAVDLAESAGRKDHPELAIVRLEQVYPFPEDAVRAVLTRYARVRDMCWVQEEPENMGAWTFVQPLLAAVLGGGRVECLSRAPNASPAEGSHARYAAAQAQLIQQALESRVAGGARPGER
- the odhB gene encoding 2-oxoglutarate dehydrogenase complex dihydrolipoyllysine-residue succinyltransferase, with amino-acid sequence MATNIVVPTVGESVLEARVLHWRKHEGESVGVGEVLVELETEKVNFEVAADVAGRLTHIAQPDGADVRPGDVLGVVDETAVVEPDAAAAAQGRWGEISTPGAAVPAPPPDVVAGIVDPEHVRHEDVGGPTAAPTPPDQSPTARPSAATPLARRLATEHGVDVSAVPGTGAGGRVTRHDVEGALHQPPPSAAPALAPARSEEHVRLSLRRLTIARRLVEALRNAAMLTTFNEVDLGAVADLRRRQNPLVQERYGFRLGIAAFFVRAAVAALREFPYLNAEMRGDEAVLKRYFDIGIAVAAKDGLVVPVLRDADRRTLVEIERGIRDFAQRAEQGTLSLEDLRGGTFTITNGGVFGSLLSTPILNPPQVGILGLHRIADRPVARGGQVVIRPMMYVALTYDHRIVDGREAVQFLGRVKALIEDPESLLLEG
- a CDS encoding OsmC family peroxiredoxin, which codes for MPAIRRADATWEGDLISGSGRVTAGSSRVFSDLPVSWAVRTESPEGRTSPEELTAAAHAGCFAMALAFGLANAKTPPKRLEVSAAVTLDHVDGGWKVVSSALTIRGVVPGLDAEGFRRAAEAAKDGCPISQAIKGNVQLSVQATLQH
- a CDS encoding MmgE/PrpD family protein; this translates as MTIAETLAGFVVRAAYDDLSEAARAQLKLRVLDALGCAIGALRAEPVGVIRAQIQDFGGTEHCTLIGGGRTAPDRAALYNSALVRYLDFNDSYLAPGETCHPSDNLGAVLAAAEYACRSGRDFLTALGVAYQVQCRLSETAPVRAKGFDHTTQGAYAVAAGASKALGLDRDRTANALAICGTAFNALRVTRTGALSHWKGLAYPNTAFGCTHATFLAMRGITGPCEVFEGNKGFMDAIAGYFTIDWVHEDLNLVTKTILKQYNAEIHAQSALEGVLDLQRTHGVRADEVEHIDLETFDVAYHIIGGGEEGEKTTVRTKEEADHSLPYMIAVALLDGEVLPAQYRPERIQAPDVQSLLRRVHIRLSPAFSRAFPGKMACAIHIFLRNGHMVEAVKSDYEGFHTRPMSWATAANKFERLCAPLIDAPLRTALMDAVAHLEDLPITALTTLLGRIAIAPGGT
- a CDS encoding phosphosulfolactate synthase, with protein sequence MLGRAFECIPVNTREAKPRRRGVTEVRGPYYTPMGQRYLTDLLETMGDYVDSLKFAGGSFVLMPEAKLRELIETAHRYGVLVSTGGFIERVLAHGPQVVDAYIRTCRDVGFDIIEISSGFITLPTDDWLRIIEQVQKAGVKAKPEVGIQFGAGGASTAEALEAEGTRDVEWAIQQAKRFLDAGVEMIMIESEGITESVKTWRTDAAARILGALGPERVMFEAADPAVFTWYIKNYGPEVNLFVDHSQIVQLECLRSGLWGTQSVWGRVLTYKGG